A segment of the Lycium ferocissimum isolate CSIRO_LF1 chromosome 10, AGI_CSIRO_Lferr_CH_V1, whole genome shotgun sequence genome:
CCCTGATGGCCGGGTATTTGTCGTTGACCCTATCTCGtatattatttaaataaaataaaataaaagttaaagtACAAAGGAGAGGGTTATAAAACCGAACCTCCATGGCAAAAGCGAAGAAAACCAAGGAGAATTAAGAAATGGGTGTTGCCCATAAACATCGAAGCTTATTACAAAAAGGTCTCATGACCTGATAAGGATTCTGGTATTAGAATCCTACTGCATTAAGGGCCCTTAGCCAATTCCTTTTTTATGTGTTCTTATACTAAAATCCAGCTCTATTCATAAGTATGCTCGGCTAACTGACGCTCTTGGTATTAACAAAGATCTTTAGATATATCAAGAGTAGCTCTCGTTTTGCCATCACGTTAATCTCTCTGAAGCAATGATAAACCTTTCCATTGAGCTTATAGAGTGATAGAGACTTTCTTGGATTTTTGTAATCCAATCTATTACATAACTTTTCAAGAATAATTATATGACCAGTAATCATATCAACAACTATTTTTGAATCCATCTCTAATAGGACATTGTGACTTCATTTTTAAACACCATTTCAAGTTGAAAATAATGTTATTCATAGCTTTTCAAGTAGAGATTTTGATTTGTCCATACTTCAATAACCAAGAAAATCAAGGTCGAAGCTGTTATTTTTAGGGAGTTTGGTCACTAGCTTACTATGACGGCTTGTGAGTTTTTATAATGTCTTAGGCATTAGATTCTACTCACTCTGTTTTCTTTTACCAGTCTAGTATTATAAAGACTTTTTTACTTGTCTTTTGTAAATCAAGagagtttttttattttttattttacccttatcGCTACCCTGAGATATGTATTCTTTAGTATATCAAAGGCAAAAGACATAGATTAAAGGATGGACTTCAATTTCAAGCCGGAGCTAGATTTGGAGTGTCGGCAGCAGAGATAGTTTCCAAAGTAGGGATTTGGATTTGCGTCTACAGGGTTATTTTTGTGTAAACTTTATGCACATTTTTGGTGGATATAAATACCCTCCTAAGGTTCTGAAAAAGACATTCTCTGCACTTATTATTGTCTTTTTGTGAAGGAAACATTTATTATTGGTTGTTGGAGCTTTAAAGAGGAATCTTGCACTTTATTTTGTGGCTTTCTTCCAAAAAGCTTTGTAAGCATTATGGCTACATTATTTATCTTTGTCTCTTACTTAATGCAAATGTTTAGCTAAACCcattagctaaggttgtgggacctaatgtgttagttatgtgattgggtttcaTATTTATACCTCATTTATATGTTAATGATACATTCTATGAACTCTTCATGCTTTAACGTCCCTTGATGTTGCAAACATCATTTGTGCCTAAGTACTTTCcttttgcttgagaaagaaggTGGAAGTTAGGAAATGGGttagatagcaaggatttgggtcattaaacccatctaatagcttgagctagagataAAATGACTAACTTGTAGCATATTAGGTGTTTACACTGtccacattctaaggcttgagaaagcttagtaatgatatttattaatttggtcGAAAGACTTTTGATAAAATTAAGTAATCCATCGTTAATCGCATCTAGACATTTAAAGAGATTGAATTGATACCCACTagcattactttccattgaaACCGCAACCATAGTCCCTTTCTCCAATAGTTTACACCTTATAACAACACCTTTTAGTTATTACTGAACAAACATCAAATCAATTACTATTATATTCCCCTCTCCCttgaaatatagactaatagtcgAGCATTACACTTGATAAGTATATTTCTTCActgtattctctgtgggattcgaccccaacctcattgggttctatatttgacaacgaccgcttACTCCTGATATttaaggtgtaatttgggcgtatcaaattttggcgctgTTGCCGGGGAATACTGTCTAGAATTTACTAATTAGTGTAAAACTTTACTTTTAGTCTTTATTGcttttcttatttcctttttgttgttgtgtgttgggcAGGCAATATGGACGAGGCTGGTAATCCCATCCGAAATCCACCTGTGGTGGTCATTGAAGAGGCGGCGGGGGTAGGCTATGCGGCCCGCACCAAATTCCCCGCCTCTAATTAGAAATTCGAGTTTTCACGTGACCAACACAATGCTACACCTGCTCAAcactaagggcctgtttggtGGTCTACCCAAAGATGACCCGAATAGGCACTTGAGGAACTTTCTTGGGATTTTTTCTACCGATGTGCATTCGGGTGTCTCAATTGAAGCAGTTAATCTACGGCTCTTCCCGTACTCCCTAACCGGGGAAGTCACGGCTTGGTTAGATGATCTCCCGTTCGGATCCATCATTACTTGGGAGGAATTGACCGAAGTATTCCTCAAGAAGTTCTTCCCTCCATCTCGGATGTTGCAACTCCATGACGAAATCAACAACTTTCGTCAACTTCTTGATGAGGCTCTCCATGAAACTTGCATacgttttaaaaagaaagtgaaaagcTGTCCTAAGTATGGGTTGCTCGATAGTGTGCTACTACAAACATTTTATAGGTCTTTAGATTCGGTCAACGAATCAGTGGGGAATAACATCACAGAGGGGTCTATTATGGATAATTCTTATGCCACCGTTTGTGAATTGTTGGATAAATTGACCGAGACTAATGAAGCATGGCACACTAGGGATTCGAAAGTAGGTGGAGGAAGTTCCTCCAAAAATGTGTTAACTCGTGAGATGATTAAGAAGgaggaagagagagatgaatcCATGGCTAAACTTGTCACCCAAATGGACCTTCTTACAAAACATGTCATGGGTGACGGAAGCAAAAAGGTGAATACAGTAGAATCTTATGAAGGGGGTTCTCTGGATGAGCAATGTTTCCAAATGTATGATGAGGAGgcaagttatatcaaaaatcaaaGGGAGGGTTCCCGTCCAAACTACCAAGGTCCGAGTCAAGGATCTTGGTGGCAAGGTCAAGGGAATCAAGATTGGAACAAAGATCAATGTCACTCAAATTGGAGAGATAATCATGACAACAATCAAAGgggttacaacaacaactacaataatCATCGGAGCTCAAATCCGTATGTCCCTCCAAAGGGTAATCAACAAAGCTCTAGTCAACCGCCCACTAGCGATCTCGCTAGTTCAAAAATTGAAGATATGTTGAAGAAAGTGGAATCCACCGACACCTTTTTCAAGGAGACTAGAGACGAGGTTAAATCAATGGGGCAAGTTGTGAGTTCACACTCCACCTCCATTAAACAATTGGAGtctcaacttggccaaatctcaGCTAGCCTCAACCAAAGGCAAAAAGGCTCACTCCCTAGTGATACAGTTACAAATCCAAGGAATGATGGTGATCATAAATATAATGCAATTACTACTAGGAGTGGCAAAACAATTGGGGAAAAGACATTGGTGAAAGAGGATGTGTTGAT
Coding sequences within it:
- the LOC132034854 gene encoding uncharacterized protein LOC132034854, coding for MLHLLNTKGLFGGLPKDDPNRHLRNFLGIFSTDVHSGVSIEAVNLRLFPYSLTGEVTAWLDDLPFGSIITWEELTEVFLKKFFPPSRMLQLHDEINNFRQLLDEALHETCIRFKKKVKSCPKYGLLDSVLLQTFYRSLDSVNESVGNNITEGSIMDNSYATVCELLDKLTETNEAWHTRDSKVGGGSSSKNVLTREMIKKEEERDESMAKLVTQMDLLTKHVMGDGSKKVNTVESYEGGSLDEQCFQMYDEEASYIKNQREGSRPNYQGPSQGSWWQGQGNQDWNKDQCHSNWRDNHDNNQRGYNNNYNNHRSSNPYVPPKGNQQSSSQPPTSDLASSKIEDMLKKVESTDTFFKETRDEVKSMGQVVSSHSTSIKQLESQLGQISASLNQRQKGSLPSDTVTNPRNDGDHKYNAITTRSGKTIGEKTLVKEDVLIDDEKMVKEPMVVEEEVNPKKMRASIEKPIVVEDGPEINEASQGKETVEEVSRASPPVMKPLPPFPQRLTKKADGRKFLKFIERLKGLSINIPLVEELEQMPGYAKFMKDLVTKRRSPGLETLGGTHHCSAIVTKALVQKKKTPELSQFHAESVNTSLQKLYVILEQA